A window of Nicotiana tabacum cultivar K326 chromosome 24, ASM71507v2, whole genome shotgun sequence contains these coding sequences:
- the LOC107810904 gene encoding uncharacterized protein LOC107810904, whose amino-acid sequence MGFRLLPMISSAMKINKLQSVLTRNHLDIPKGHFAVYVGEREKKRYVVPISYLNHPSFQNLLRKAEEEFGFHHPTGGLTIPCNEDDFVDLKLEEKFIDMRIHLKTIFDHAKHNIFLHQRSTATTSSKLADVPKGHLAVYVGESHNNKHRFVVPISCLKHPLFQDLLRHAEEEYKFDYPMGGLTIPCSETAFLRVTSHLNVTTINKGGLQV is encoded by the exons ATGGGATTTCGTTTATTACCAATGATTTCCAGTGCAATGAAAATCAACAAACTGCAGTCTGTTCTAACAAGAAATCATTTAGATATTCCTAAAGGACATTTTGCAGTTTATGTTGGTGAGAGAGAGAAGAAACGATACGTTGTGCCCATTTCATATCTGAATCATCCTTCATTCCAGAACTTATTGCGGAAAGCAGAAGAAGAGTTTGGATTTCATCATCCAACGGGTGGTCTAACAATTCCTTGCAATGAGGATGATTTTGTTGAT CTAAAACTTGAAGAGAAGTTCATCGACATGAGGATTCATCTCAAGACAATCTTTGATCATGCTAAACACAACATTTTTCTCCACCAAAGATCAACTGCAACCACTTCATCAAAATTGGCAGATGTTCCCAAGGGTCACCTGGCAGTTTATGTTGGAGAGAGTCATAATAATAAGCACCGATTCGTGGTTCCTATCTCTTGTTTGAAGCATCCTTTGTTTCAAGACTTGTTGAGGCATGCAGAGGAAGAATACAAATTCGATTATCCAATGGGCGGCCTTACAATACCATGCAGTGAGACTGCATTTCTACGTGTCACTTCTCACTTGAATGTCACTACAATTAATAAAGGAGGATTACAAGTCTAG